One region of Pieris rapae chromosome Z, ilPieRapa1.1, whole genome shotgun sequence genomic DNA includes:
- the LOC111003329 gene encoding odorant receptor 83a-like: MELTEHARVVYPNLKYYGVIFRRFIKEFHLGNFMQCGGNYKKVADRMNKISNYYTLLMVPIIWLGVILFNLSPLLTNVTSGAFQNPRPKNITLRFSVYYEYPGFKPEENFILVTILNLYFSYGCTVVVCTLDLLLILMCFQIVGHQLVLQANLDGFPKPRKLSVLQLTGEVKVMVEKYSIEENTHIHCMLRENVLHHRYIVCFVDDISSFFGPMMGLVYFFDVTGFCLLFLECSQLNTESLARFGPLTIIAVSQLIEISIIFEIVGSMSEKLRDNVYNLPWQCMDMKNQMTVLIFLNRIQRTMHITCMEVMPVGVQSMASILKTCFSYFTILQSMNT; this comes from the exons GCACGTGTGGTGTAtcctaacttaaaatattacggAGTTATATTTAGAAGGTTTATTAAGGAATTTCATTTGGGAAACTTTATGCAATGTGgtggtaattataaaaag GTGGCGGATCGAATGAACAAAATCTCTAATTATTATACACTTCTTATGGTACCAATAATATGGTTAGGcgttattctttttaatttatccccATTATTGACCAATGTAACAAGTGGGGCATTCCAGAACCCGCGCCCCAAAAACATAACGCTACGTTTCTCTGTATACTACGAGTATCCCGGTTTCAAGCCAGAGGAAAATTTTATCCTTGtcacaatattaaatctgtATTTTTCCTACGGCTGCACTGTTGTTGTATGTACTCTGGATTTACTACTTATCCTTATGTGTTTTCAAATTGTCGGCCACCAATTGGTTTTGCAAGCTAACCTCGATGGCTTTCCGAAACCGAGAAAACTAAGCGTTTTACAGTTAACTGGAGAAGTGAAAGTAATGGTTGAAAAATATTCGATCGAAGAAAACACACATATTCATTGTATGCTAAGGGAAAATGTACTTCATCACCGATATATTGTTTG ttttgtGGAcgatatttcatcatttttcgGGCCCATGATGGGATTGGTTTACTTTTTTGATGTCACCGGcttttgtcttttgtttctCGAATGTTCGCAATtg aaCACTGAATCATTGGCTCGTTTCGGACCGTTAACGATTATAGCAGTATCACAGCTTATAGAAATATCCATTATTTTCGAAATCGTCGGCTCTATG AGTGAAAAGCTAAGGGACAATGTATACAATTTGCCCTGGCAATGTATGGATATGAAAAATCAGATGACGGTTTTGATTTTCCTTAATAGAATTCAGAGAACAATGCATATCACGTGTATGGAGGTGATGCCTGTCGGTGTACAAAGCATGGCCTCT ataTTGAAAACATGCTTCTCATACTTCACTATTCTACAGTCTATGAATACTTAA